In one window of Polaromonas naphthalenivorans CJ2 DNA:
- a CDS encoding erythromycin esterase family protein, which yields MKEVTLPFHDRHQAGVVLAEKLAPYAGRSSLLVLALPRGGVAVGFEVARALQAPLDIFVVRKLGFPGHEEYAMGAIASGGVRVMTPLHGLSVTPEEVAEAVAREQDELVRREQLYRGHRPPISIEGRTVILVDDGLATGATMRAAVLAVRQRHPAHLVVAVPVGAEDSCQAMRSEADEVVCVATPSPFRAVGLWYKHFPQASDEEVITLLEEARSEHELALKKQKTPFPPQQAHPHQPHHPRNALVDGLQQHLHALTGAAHDYDPLMELIGPARFALLGEASHGTQEFYRERAAITRRLITEKGFTAIAVEADWPDAWRVNRYVRGLGADADAASALSGFKRFPAWMWRNTEVRDFIEWLRDYNTGRSPGTQVGFYGMDLYSLFTSMQEVLAYLKRVDPEAAERARYRYSCFDHAAEDSQAYGYAASFGLAPSCEDAVVQQLREMTRHAADLPASPGMERDEAFYAQQNARLVRNAEEYYRTMFHARESSWNLRDSHMVETLQALDRHLGADGQPPKIAVWAHNSHLGDAAATEMGERGEWNVGQLMRDRYGSEAVRIGFSTHHGWVTAASNWEEPPQRKRVQSGLPGSWEKVFHDTGSSRFLLDLKSNAALRKLTAPLQLQRAIGVIYRPETERQSHYFFTHLSAQFDAMIHIDETSALEPLDKGPVWSTGEAPETFPSGM from the coding sequence ATGAAAGAAGTAACCCTGCCCTTTCACGACCGCCACCAGGCCGGCGTGGTGCTGGCCGAAAAGCTGGCGCCTTATGCGGGCCGCTCCAGCCTGCTGGTGCTGGCCCTGCCGCGCGGTGGCGTGGCCGTCGGCTTCGAGGTGGCGCGCGCGCTGCAGGCCCCGCTGGACATTTTCGTGGTGCGCAAGCTGGGTTTTCCCGGCCATGAGGAATACGCCATGGGCGCCATCGCCAGCGGCGGCGTGCGCGTCATGACGCCCTTGCACGGCCTGAGCGTCACGCCCGAGGAAGTGGCTGAAGCCGTTGCGCGGGAGCAGGACGAACTCGTGCGGCGCGAGCAACTCTACCGCGGCCACCGCCCGCCGATCAGCATTGAAGGCCGCACCGTGATCCTGGTCGATGACGGGCTGGCCACCGGCGCCACCATGCGCGCGGCCGTGCTGGCCGTTCGCCAGCGGCATCCGGCCCATCTGGTGGTGGCCGTGCCGGTGGGCGCCGAAGACTCCTGCCAGGCGATGCGCAGCGAGGCCGACGAGGTGGTCTGCGTCGCCACGCCGTCGCCGTTTCGCGCCGTCGGCCTGTGGTACAAACATTTTCCGCAGGCCAGCGACGAGGAGGTGATCACGCTGCTCGAAGAAGCCCGCAGCGAGCATGAGTTGGCGCTTAAAAAGCAAAAAACCCCATTCCCACCGCAGCAGGCCCATCCACACCAGCCACACCATCCCCGCAATGCGCTGGTGGACGGCCTGCAGCAGCATCTGCACGCCTTGACCGGCGCCGCGCACGATTACGACCCGTTGATGGAGTTGATCGGGCCTGCGCGCTTTGCCCTGCTGGGCGAGGCTTCGCACGGCACGCAGGAGTTCTACCGCGAGCGCGCCGCCATCACGCGGCGGCTGATCACCGAAAAAGGCTTCACCGCCATTGCCGTGGAAGCCGACTGGCCCGATGCCTGGCGCGTCAACCGCTATGTGCGCGGCCTGGGCGCGGATGCGGATGCCGCGTCCGCGCTGTCGGGCTTCAAGCGCTTTCCGGCCTGGATGTGGCGCAACACCGAGGTGCGCGATTTCATCGAATGGCTGCGCGACTACAACACCGGCCGCAGCCCCGGCACCCAGGTGGGCTTTTACGGCATGGACCTGTACAGCCTGTTCACCTCCATGCAGGAAGTGCTGGCTTACCTGAAACGCGTGGACCCCGAAGCGGCCGAGCGCGCCCGTTACCGCTACAGCTGCTTTGACCATGCAGCCGAAGACAGCCAGGCCTATGGCTACGCCGCCAGCTTCGGGCTGGCGCCCAGCTGCGAAGACGCGGTGGTGCAGCAGCTGCGCGAGATGACGCGCCACGCGGCAGACTTGCCCGCCAGCCCCGGAATGGAGCGCGACGAGGCTTTTTATGCCCAGCAAAACGCCCGCCTGGTGCGCAACGCCGAAGAGTATTACCGCACCATGTTTCACGCCCGGGAGTCATCCTGGAACCTGCGCGACAGCCACATGGTGGAGACGCTGCAGGCGCTGGACCGCCACCTGGGCGCGGACGGGCAGCCGCCGAAGATCGCCGTATGGGCGCACAACTCCCACCTGGGCGACGCGGCGGCCACCGAAATGGGCGAGCGCGGCGAATGGAACGTCGGCCAGTTGATGCGCGACCGCTACGGCAGCGAGGCCGTTCGAATCGGCTTCAGCACCCACCACGGCTGGGTCACGGCCGCCTCGAACTGGGAAGAGCCGCCGCAGCGCAAGCGCGTGCAAAGCGGCCTGCCCGGCAGCTGGGAAAAGGTGTTTCACGACACCGGGAGCAGCCGTTTTTTACTGGACTTGAAGAGCAACGCCGCGCTGCGCAAGCTGACCGCGCCGCTGCAGCTGCAACGCGCCATCGGCGTCATTTACCGCCCCGAGACGGAGCGCCAGAGCCACTACTTTTTCACCCATTTGTCCGCGCAGTTCGACGCGATGATCCACATCGACGAAACCAGCGCGCTGGAGCCGCTGGACAAGGGGCCGGTGTGGAGCACCGGCGAAGCGCCCGAGACCTTCCCGTCGGGCATGTAG
- a CDS encoding TIGR03862 family flavoprotein, with protein MNNSSSLPQPLRVAVIGGGPAGLMAAEVLAGAGPAVSVRLYDAMPSVGRKFLLAGRGGLNLTHSEPPEVFMRRYGAHSAALEPLIAAFGPAELRAWAESLGIETFVGSSGLVFPKDMKAAPLLRAWLHRLRSAGVQFSMRHRWLGWAEGGALKFSTPAGEVLAEADAVVLALGGGSWARLGSDGAWVPLLAERGVPVAPLQPSNCGFDVVAGPAAEAVEHGETRREFLKELIGQSPAPQPGWTEHFSSRFAGQPFKSVAIHFTDSQGRSFARRGEFVATATGVEGSLIYAASSLLRDEIAANGSATFLLDLLPDKTPEQVLVEVRHPRGSRSLSSHLKSRLNLDGIKAAMLYEVLGKEAIADPVKLAAGIKALPVRVLAARPIDEAISSAGGVKFEALDANLRITTPAAVHPPVFCAGEMLDWEAPTGGYLLTACFASGRAAGQGVLKQLGL; from the coding sequence CTGCCGGCCTGATGGCGGCTGAAGTGCTGGCCGGCGCCGGCCCGGCCGTTTCCGTGCGGCTGTACGACGCCATGCCCTCGGTCGGCCGCAAGTTCCTGCTCGCCGGCCGGGGCGGGCTGAACCTGACGCACTCCGAGCCGCCCGAAGTGTTCATGCGTCGCTACGGCGCGCACAGCGCTGCCCTGGAGCCGCTGATCGCCGCCTTCGGCCCGGCCGAGCTGCGTGCCTGGGCCGAATCCCTGGGCATTGAAACCTTTGTCGGCAGTTCGGGGCTGGTGTTTCCCAAGGACATGAAGGCCGCGCCGCTGCTGCGCGCCTGGCTGCACCGCCTGCGCAGCGCGGGCGTGCAGTTTTCCATGCGCCACCGCTGGCTGGGCTGGGCCGAGGGCGGCGCGCTGAAGTTCTCAACCCCTGCCGGCGAAGTGCTGGCAGAGGCTGACGCCGTGGTGCTGGCGCTGGGCGGCGGCAGCTGGGCGCGCCTGGGCTCGGACGGTGCCTGGGTGCCTTTGCTGGCCGAGCGCGGCGTGCCCGTGGCGCCGCTGCAGCCCTCGAACTGCGGCTTTGACGTGGTGGCCGGGCCTGCCGCCGAGGCTGTCGAGCATGGCGAAACCCGGCGCGAGTTTTTAAAAGAGCTGATCGGCCAGAGTCCGGCACCCCAGCCGGGCTGGACCGAGCATTTTTCCAGCCGCTTCGCCGGCCAGCCCTTCAAGTCGGTGGCCATTCACTTCACCGATTCGCAGGGCCGCAGCTTTGCCCGCCGGGGCGAGTTCGTCGCCACGGCGACCGGCGTGGAAGGCAGCCTGATTTATGCCGCTTCTTCGCTGTTGCGCGACGAGATTGCCGCGAACGGCAGCGCGACCTTCCTGCTCGACCTGCTGCCCGACAAGACGCCCGAGCAAGTGCTGGTCGAGGTGCGCCATCCGCGCGGCTCGCGCTCGCTGTCCAGCCACCTGAAAAGCCGTTTGAACCTGGACGGCATCAAGGCCGCCATGCTGTACGAAGTGCTGGGCAAGGAAGCCATCGCCGATCCGGTGAAGCTCGCCGCCGGCATCAAGGCGCTGCCGGTTCGGGTGCTGGCCGCCCGGCCGATTGACGAAGCCATCAGCAGCGCGGGCGGCGTGAAGTTTGAAGCGCTCGATGCCAACCTGCGCATCACCACGCCGGCCGCTGTCCATCCACCCGTGTTCTGCGCCGGCGAAATGCTCGACTGGGAAGCGCCCACGGGCGGCTATTTGCTGACCGCCTGCTTTGCCAGCGGACGCGCCGCCGGGCAGGGCGTTTTGAAGCAGTTGGGGCTGTAA